ACGCCTTCCCATACCTGGCGGACCAGACGCTGGAGGAGCGTCCCAATCTTCTCTCCCAAGTAGGTCCGGTCGATCGTCTGGAGCTGGGTGACATTGACAACGCACGGCTTTGGCAGGTTTGCCTCGCCCTTGCGCAGACGGACATTGCCGGGCAGAGCGGCATAGCGCAGCTGTGAGGTGAGCACCGCAACGACCACAGTATTGAGGCGGCTGTGGTTAAACCGGTCGTGTTGCAGAACGACAGCCGGACGACGGCCCCCGGGCTCTGATCCCTCGCCCGCAAAAACCACCCAGTATATCTCTCCCTGGTGTATTACCATTCCTCTCTGGTCCATGGGTGCATCTCTAAAAACTCGTCAGCCGTGCGTTTCTGTTCCGCTCGGATCGTCTCATCGGCAAACAGGGCGTCAATCCGGGCGGTGATGTCCCGGTCCCTTTTGGCTCGGGCTACCCGAGCCAGGATGGTGGCAATGGTACGGCTGCGAGACTCGCCCCGTTGCGCGGCCAGACGGTCGACCGTTTCCAGCACCGGCTGGGGCAGGGAAATGGCGATCTTCTTCATGGGCATGGCTTCCTCCTCGTGGTC
This is a stretch of genomic DNA from Desulfurellaceae bacterium. It encodes these proteins:
- a CDS encoding type II toxin-antitoxin system PemK/MazF family toxin, with the protein product MVIHQGEIYWVVFAGEGSEPGGRRPAVVLQHDRFNHSRLNTVVVAVLTSQLRYAALPGNVRLRKGEANLPKPCVVNVTQLQTIDRTYLGEKIGTLLQRLVRQVWEGVRLVLEANGADRP